Sequence from the Mixophyes fleayi isolate aMixFle1 chromosome 4, aMixFle1.hap1, whole genome shotgun sequence genome:
tatcctACCCCCTATCTTCTACATTCCATTAATGTCTCCTTCTTGTTCATCTCCTCCAGTCGTACGCACAAGCTTTCCAGACACCATCTGTTCTATTCTAAAGTCCCATGCCCGCTATTTGGTACTTCTCCCTTTGTAACTTGTTAACCCGCTTGTATTACTGCTGTTATGTTGACTACTGGCAGTTGCTGTTacattgtttataaaaaaaataaaataaaattatttttaaaaaaaaagtaggttCCCCAACCCCGGTGGAATGTattgtaatattattaattataataaatttaataattaattatgatgtttattaaaatgaaaaggTATCTATGCAGGTATTTATTAACCTGTTTTTCAGTAAGCGAGGTATAGTAATTGGTATGATAATTATCTCACTTACCGAACTGGTAATACTGTTGGATAGCTATAATCAAAGTAAACTGATGAATAATATGTAGAGTTATTCCGTAATCTCAATTATATAATCAAACTTAATCAGCTTCTTAATTCTGTTATGTGGAGTGTTATGTATGGATTCTTATCGTGCCAATAATGTTTATGTAGACTTATACAATGACAACTCAAGAATCTCAATAAAGATTAACGTCTATCAAACTCTCTAGGTCAGGGATGGGCAACCTTAGTGTGCCCGCTAAAATCTAGTCAACCCTGGGTGTGCCAGTTGTGCGTgtgaatatagatagatagatatatatagatagatatagatagatctctatatataattaaattatgtcttattttatgatgtcaatatcataatattaataataatgggaccaacaaataaacgttatgccacacagtagtgtcccagttcaaattatgtcacaacagtgccccaaatttgtattatgccacatagttgtgccacAATtaatatcatgccacatagttgtggcCCAAATCATAGTATGCCCCCAATTTATACCATGCCTCATAATTGTACCCCCAATTCatatgcaacatagttttgcccccaattcaaattataGCACTTAGTTGTGCCCTAATTCGTAGTATGCCCTCAAAACACTGTATGCCACTTAGTTGTGCCCCCATTAcacagtatgccacacagttgtgcccccaatacacagtatgccacacagttgtgcccccaatacacaGTATGCCACATAATTGTGCCGCCAATGTATAGAATGCCACATAGCTGTGTCCCAATACATAGTACAAAGTCCAGCCTCAAGATGAAAagtgggagaggagaatgaatTAAAAGGATTAACGATGTCTATAATTAAAACTGCTCCTGCAAAGCTGTGCCGATTGCGTCAACTTTCTTTCAACATAAACAGCGTGCGTCATACTTAGCTTTCCCGCAACACAGGTCTCCCATTGTGCTTGGCAGCTGCTTTACTAAAACAGCCGCCGATGGCCGAAACTGAGCTGCAGCCATCttcagctgctttagtgaagcagctgcGGAGCTCggcgtgccagacagaagtggttgCCGACCCATGCTCTAGATCTACTGTTCAGTTGTCCTGGTCCTGCATTtatgtgctgcataatatgaatgCTCAGTATGAGCCATTACAGTCATCACTGGCCAGACAGCAGTAAATATACCATTGTTATTGAGGCATTTTTAAGTTCTGCAATGTAGCACTTATACACCGTGACTTAGTTCTTACACTGATGGTGGTGAACACATGCACAGACAATTACCCGAGATACCGGGTCAACCATTGGCGAAGTCAAATCACATCGCTAACGAACGTTTTGCTGACCCTCACCATGCAGGTTGATCAAACTATAGAAAAGTACGGACAAATGTTTAGAGCAAAAAACATATGtcaacaaacagaaataaaaaatcagATCATTAACATAATGGGGGAATGCAATGAAGAAAAAGTCACCTGGTCGGCACAGGTGATATTGTTATGCAATGCAACATGTGTAAAAACTGCACACAggggaggcggccattttgtgagctgaactaaTATTCCCCAGAATGCAGCTGGAGAACAATTGAcatcactcacacacactgcGGGCAGTCTATCAACTCACTAGTTTGCGGCATTATTATGAATATACTCATATAATAGTCACACAGTAAGGACCTATTAATACATACAACGATTGCACACCAGCTCTGTGAATTGCACCCAGCAGAGGATAATGACTACAAATGTGACAATTACCTGATAGACTTTGACACGGGCGTCCCTGTCTGCTGCTATACGCTCCAGGCACAGCTTGGACAGAGCAACAGGATCAGCTTCTAAGCCAACAGGCACAGGGAAAGGATTGGCGTACTTAAAACGAGGGAACCAGTACATTATCCGCTGATATTTCTTCATAGGATGGCTGAGTTTTCCAAATGTCTGTGCTAAGAGGAAGCAGGTGTGCCTGCTGGGGGTGACACCTAGACAGAAAGAGCAGGCTTGTTACTGACAGAGATAATATAAACGCAcattatacatctcctgtctgtgtcaccctgtggtgggagggacagactccatgtcacatagctccctcctgtctgtgtcaccctgtggtgggagggacagactccatgtcagatagctccctcctgtctgtgtcaccctgtggtgggagggacagaccccatgtcacatagctccctcttgtctgtgtcaccctgtggtgggagggacaggctCCAGGTCACATAGCTCCACCCTGTCTGTGTCACCATGTGgtaggagggacagactccacgtcacatagctccctcctgtctgtgtcaccctgtggtgggagggacagactccatgtcacatagctccctcctgtctttGTCACcttgtggtgggagggacagactccatgtcacatagctccctcctgtctgtgtcaccctgtggtgggagggacagactccatgtcacatagctccctcctgtctgtcaccctgtggtgggagggacagaccccatgtcacatagctccctcttgtctgtgtcaccctgtggtgggagggacaggctCCAGGTCACATAGCTCCACCCTGTCTGTGTCACCATGTGgtaggagggacagactccacgtcacatagctccctcctgtctgtgtcaccctgtggtgggagggacagactccatgtcacatagctccctcctgtctttGTCACcttgtggtgggagggacagactccatgtcacatagctccctcctgtctgtgtcaccctgtggtgggagggacagactccatgtcacatagctccctcctgtctgtgtcaccctgtggtgggagggacagaccccatgtcacatagctccctcctgtctgtgtcaccctgtggtgggagggacagactccatgtcacatatctccctcctgtctgtgtcaccctgtggtgggagggacagactccatgtcacatagctccctcctgtctgtgtcaccctgtggtgggagggacagactgcacgtcacatagctccctcctgtctgtgtcaccctgaggtgggagggacagactccatgtcacatagctccctcctgtctgtgtcaccctgtggtgggagggacagactgcacgtcacatagctccctcctgtctgtgtcaccctgtggtgggagggacagactccatgtcacatatctccctcctgtctgtgtcaccctgtggtgggagggacagactccatgtcacatagctccctcctgtctgtgtcaccctgtggtgggagggacagactccacgtCACACAGCtctctcctgtctgtgtcaccctgtggtgggagggacagactccatgtcacatagctccctcctgtctgtgtcaccctgtggtgggagggacagactccatgtcacatagctccctcctgtctgtgtcaccctgtggtgggagggacagactccatgtcacatagctccccctgtctgtgtcaccctgtggtgggagggacagactccaagtcacatagctccctcctgtctgtgtcaccttgtggtgggagggacagactccacgtaacatagctccctcctgtctgtgtcaccctgtggtgggagggacagactccatgtcacatagctgtgTTCCGCTATGGTGCAGTCTCATGATCACTGTAATAGTTTGAGACACATACAGATAACACCACAATTTACCATAGTACTCCATTTGCTCTAGCACCCTGATTGCGCACTCCTGCTGTCGGGGGTAATGGTTGAACATGGTCTGAATAAAGTTTTGGGGGACAAAGATCTCTTTGGGGAACACATCGAGCAGTTTGTTGTAAACATCCAAGTCTTTCTCCACCCCAAATTCAGGCATCCACCTGAGAGCTGCCTCGATCATCTCCACGTGTCCTCTCCTGCGCACATCCCGGCCACAGAACAAGTCCAGCACCTGCACAAACGAGGCTTTGTTCCGCTGCTCCTTGGAAAATGCGTCTTCAAAAACTGTTACGGTGTTTGGTTGGGTGGTAGTCTTCGGAGGGCCAGGTGGAGACGATGTATGGACCAGTCGGAGTAACCGTGTCTGCAAGTTGGATTAGAAAATGGAATGTGTACATATTTAAAGAGCATATTTATGTGTACATATTTAAACAGCAACCAAAACCACGATTTGACATTCATATATATCCAAGGATGTGTATTaaggagctgaataatatacatgaaataactggaaattttatacttaactaaatttACCCATCAACCTCTCTTTCACCCCTCTGAGGACATGTTAagggggaggtgcttctctaacagagcagaTACAGTGTGACTGACACTCTGTCAGCCTTCCTTTGCAGAAATTCACTTTGTGGATTGGTGGGTTCATACTCAGGGGCAGGAACTATGTATGTTGATCAGCATTATTACAATCTCCCAGACAACTGATTagctgtattctcatgaatacaGGCTTAGACAAGAAACCTGTACACTGTGTGAAACTGATCATGGATGTACTCACATTCACCTGCGCTCTGAGAGGTTCTGTTCCGGGAATCCATTTTAGCCCAGCGCACAAGTTCTGAGCTGAACGTAACCAGCGCAAGCTTCTCATTCTAACAGTTTTCTGTACTGTAATGAAAATCAGATTTATACAAtaaggagaggtgaggagatctAGTCCAACAGTAATACGCAGGTAACATTAATGTATGCATAACCTCCTGTAATTAATACCTGTATAAAGAGTGAGTTCTAATGTCATCATGAGTCTACATCAGGAAAAAATGTGTATTGTAAATTATTACGGATCTCCTTAGGTTTCTGTAACATGTATGAAAGTACTCATCCTGCAGCTTCATGATGTTATATAGTCACAGCACTTGTAACTTCTAAtaaccatataatttacagtaggaagtgcattatctaatatataatgaAACTCTAGGAAAATTATATCAATTGTATCGTAGGCACCAGTAAATATAACGTACATAGGGAAACTGCAGAGCTGTCAGCTGTACCAATTCTGATGAACAGTACTAAATTTGCAAGAGTTGTCACTTAAATTTTTTATTAGTAAGTACAATAGAATATTCTGGATCACTTAGTGATACAGAGCTACCACATTAGATTATATAAGTAAGCTAGATGGTAAGCTCTTCGGAGCACATCACTTCCTGTCTATAGTTGTGTCATGTAAACGCTTGTTTGTTACATACCTTTGTTACATATTGTGTCTTATGTACACTGTTATGCTTACTTTCCCGCTACTCTTGCATTCATGCTTCTTGAATGTCTAATAATTTGCCTGTAGCCTTATAATAACTACAACAGCACATTCTCACAATGATTGACGTTCATCACACAGTAACACTTGTCCCATTCTGTTTCCAAGACCACCAACCTTTAAGCCAAGTCTCCTGTGAAGACCAACGCTGTTCAATCCCCTACATCCCCAAGCACTCTGCTTTTAAGACTGGTTACATACTAGCTTTGCATTAAACATCAGTGACCCTGCATGTCAAACACAATTGCACTTGTGGTTGGAGGACATTAGCAGATG
This genomic interval carries:
- the ECSIT gene encoding evolutionarily conserved signaling intermediate in Toll pathway, mitochondrial, coding for MRSLRWLRSAQNLCAGLKWIPGTEPLRAQVNTRLLRLVHTSSPPGPPKTTTQPNTVTVFEDAFSKEQRNKASFVQVLDLFCGRDVRRRGHVEMIEAALRWMPEFGVEKDLDVYNKLLDVFPKEIFVPQNFIQTMFNHYPRQQECAIRVLEQMEYYGVTPSRHTCFLLAQTFGKLSHPMKKYQRIMYWFPRFKYANPFPVPVGLEADPVALSKLCLERIAADRDARVKVYQLPSTEECEDGSVQEHTHLVGIQSPDQVSLLADHDRSYPVMVEGPFPLWMKKTCVYYYVLRAEPEARKKVELDPERCFYYPLQLDLELERDLGDDHSFDVEDVEEGPVYAMCMTGSGNERTLWKWLQGLEETNPILGEVPVLFRLSSGQNEVSLPRKQEDKPPQEEEEAGQPEHRRMEQ